DNA sequence from the Candidatus Bathyarchaeota archaeon genome:
AGCTAAAGAAGATTGTTGGGGAACTTGACAAGCAGTGAGTATCTCGCAGTTCAAGCGGGATATTAAAAAAATAAAGCAAACAGTCGCCTCAAAACAAAAATTCACTGTTTCGCCTGACCCGCTAGTTTTCTGCAAAGACACCTTAGGCTTCACACCAACAACATACCAAACAGAACTCATAAACCAGTTCCAAACAAACCAGTTCATAGCCGCAAGGTGGGCACGCCAAACAGGAAAAAGCCACACCATAAGCGCACTTCTGCTCCATTATGCGCTAACACATCCCGACACAAACATCGGCATAGTTGGTCCAAGCTGGAGACAAACAAAACTAATCATAAAACACATCAACAACTTCCTATCAAAAATCCCAAAAACTCAATACAAAAAACCCCAAAAAACAACTGTAACACTCACCAACGGCAGCAACATCGAAGCCTACCCAAACAACCCCGAAACCATCAGAGGACCAAAACTCCACATCGTATACGCAGACGAATTCAACTTCATACCAAACGATGAAGAACTCTACGACGCCATGCTCTTCACACTGGGCACAACAAACGGCAAATTCATCGCTACAAGCACACCATGGCACACCGATAGCATCTTCTACAAAATCTTCCACAACCCAACCTACCAAGACTACGCAAAAACACACGTAACATACCAACAAGCACTAGAACCAAACGGACCACTAAAACAACAAATCCTAAACCGCATAAAACGCCAACTCGAAGGCGGCCCCAGCCGATGGCAACGCGAAATGCAAGCAGAATGGTCAGAAAACCAAAACGTCTGGCTAACCCAAGCCCTAATCACCCAATGCATCGAACACACCCTCGACTACATCAACTTTGAAACAACAGTCAGAGGCACTTTTTACGCTGGATTAGATTTAGGTAAACACCAAGACCCAAGCGTGCTAGCCATCGTAAAGGCAGACCAGCAACAACTAAGCCTCGTCCACCTCCACAAGTTCCCACTAGAAACACCCTACGCAAGCGTCATCGGCTACGTCAAAACCATCAGCGATAGATGGCAAACCATCAGAAAAACACTAGTCGACCAAACAGGCGTAGGAGAATACATCACCGAAGACATGAAAAACACAGGACTCCACAACACAGAAGGCGTAACTTTCACACCAGAAACCAAACAGGAAATGGCACAACACCTAAAACAAGCCATGACCGAAAAACGCCTCCAAATCCCCTACGACAGCCAACTCATAGCAGAACTAAACCTAGAAACCTACGAACTAACCAAAGACGGCAAAATCCGCCTTAACCACCCACTGGGAACACATGACGACCGCTTCTGGGCACTCGCCCTAGCAACTTACGCCGCAAGAACACCGCCCACACCAAAACTCTGGATAGTAAACAAAACCTTCAGAGCAAAAAACACCCTGCGCGGTCTGCGGCAACGACTACAAACCCACAAAACAGGAGGTGAAACAAGATGAGACACCGAAGACCCGAACATTTCCACATACGCAGCCTCAAACGCACCTATAATCGGCAAACCAGCACATTCACAATAGACATCAGCTACACCACAGCACCACCCATACTAACAGAACGCACAAAAGAGGTTGCAGAAGCATTCGGGCTCGGTGCAGACCAAACAAGAAAATTCACGCTATTCGACAGCATCAGCATTTGTATAAAACCAACAGACATCGTGCTAATCACAGGAGACAGCGGAAGCGGAAAAAGCGCACTCCTAAAAGCCATCAAAGCCGACCTCGGCACAGAAGCCCAAGACACAAAAGACCTACAAATCAACCACGACCAACCCATCATCGAAACCATAGGCAACAACACCACACAAGCAATCCAAGCCCTAAGCCAAGTCGGACTAAACGACGCATTTCTATTCCTACGACCATACAAACAACTAAGCGACGGACAAAAACACCGCTACCAAATCGCACTCCTAGCAGCACAACAAAAGCCGTTTTGGCTCCTAGACGAATTCACAAGCACACTAGACCGCGACACAGCAAAAATCGTCGCCTACAACCTACAACGCACAGCACGCAAAATGGGCAAAGCAGTCATCGCCGCAACCACACACAAAGACATCCAACGCGACTTCGCACCAAACGTACACATCCACAAACGCTACGGCAAAGAAGTCACCGTAACATACCACCCAAAAGCCACAGCAAAACAATGCACCCTAACAAAACAAATCAAAATCCAACCCGGCACAAAACAAGACTACCAACAACTAAGCCAATTCCACTACCGCACCACACGGCTACCACCAACAAGAAAAATCTTCACCCTAAAACACAAAAACCAACTCTGCGGAGTAATCGTCTACAGCTACCCCACACCCACAAGCTTCGGCAGAAGCAAAGTCTGGAAAGGCAACATAAAACAACTCCAAACAGAAGTCAGCGCAATCAGCCGCGTAATCATCCACCCAAAATACCGAAGCATCGGCTTAGGAGAAAAACTCGTACACGACACACTACCGCTCGCGGGAACACCGCATATCGAAACCGTAGCAGTTATGGCAAAATACAACCCGTTCTTCGAAAAAGCAGGCATGCAAAAAATCGCACAAAGCACACCCAACAAACACGTCACAAACGCGCTACAAGAACTAGAAAAACTCGGCTTTGACACAGCACTCATGGCATCAACAAACTACAACCAACAAAAAATCCAGCAAACAGGCACACAACCAATCATCAACATCCTAACAAACCTCTCCAAACACGACCCAACCATACGCAGAAAACTCGCACCCACAAAAAACATCTACCCAAAACACCAAGAATTCACACAAAAAATCCAAACCCAAACCACCACACAACTCGCAGAAACACTAAAAAAACTCAGCTTCACAAACCAAACAAAAACCTACCTACACTGGCAAAGTAGCGATGGACCACTGCGGTTCGACGCCCAGAATCCACCTACGTCTCCAAACCCTACACTCATACCCGCACCCCCTTGAGCGCATAACGTCCAAACTTAGGTTGCTCTCTCCCGAGCCTAGCCAGATTCGCCTGCCAAACGATGAAACAACTCCCCTACGGAAGCTACCCACCGACCGCCAGCCCCAAAGGACGGATACTCAACGCTTCGGAAATGAAGACCCAAGCGGCCACGAACGCCTCATCCGCAGATGTCAGCCCGTCATGTAGAGGATTTACGGAAGTAATGGACCCCTAACCCACCGCCTAAGATCCATCGCCGCACATAGAAGGCTCAATCAAACTTTAAAACCTTCCCGAATAAACCGCCACCATTTCGGGGTGTTCTACAACTTTTCAGAAGCAACCTTTAAGGTTCGAGCAACTGCTTCCAACTCGCTTAGCATAGTTTTACTGTTTTTCTGAATAATTTTAATGAACGCACTCCCCACGATGGCTGCATCCGCACCTGCCGCAATCACAGTTTTCACATGCTCAGGCTTGGAGATGCCAAACCCAACCGCCAACGGAATCTTCCCCGCCGTAAAAGGCGCAACACGCTTAATCAGCTCAACCGTAGACTCCTCAACAGTTGTTTTAGCGCCCGTAACGCCGTAATGCGAAACCAAATACAGAAAGCCCGATGAAGCGTTAACAATCTTAGTTAAGCGCTCGTTGCTCGTGGACGGCGTAGCCAAAAAAATCGTATCCAACCCATGCGCTTTCGCGGTTTTCTTGTATTCATCGGCTTCTTCCACAGGCAAATCAGGCACAATAAACCCATCAACCCTATGCTCCCTTGCAACACCCAAAAACTTGTCCAACCCAATCCGAAACACAGGATTATAATACGTCATCACAACCACAGGCGCATCATGCCCGCTCTTGATTTTTTTAGCAATTTCCAAAACCTTCATCGGCGTGGTTCCCGCATTTAGAGCACGCAAACTCGCAGCCTGAATCGTCGGCCCATCCGCAATCGGGTCAGAAAACGGCAACCCCAACTCCAAAATATCCACTCCCCCACGAAGGAGCGCATCAGCGATCCGCGGCGTTTGCTGTGGCGTTGGGTCACCAGCAGTAATGTAGCCAATAAGCAAACCGTTCCCGCGATTTTTCGCTTTGTGGAATGCTTTTGCTATCGCATTCATATTTTTTCACCCATAAAATCAGCGATTGTTTCCACGTCCTTGTCTCCGCGCCCAGACAGGGTAATAACAATCGATTGGCTCTTTTTCATTTTTGGCGCAAGCTTCATCGCGTACGCTACGGCATGTGCAGATTCCAACGCAGGCAAAATCCCCTCTGACCTGCAAAGAGCCAAAAAAGCCTCCACAGCTTCCTTATCAGTCACAGAAGAATACTGCGCGCGCTTGGAAATTTTCAGAAAAGAATGCTCTGGACCAACGCCTGGGTAGTCTAAGCCTGCAGAAACGCTGCTGGTAGGCTGAATCTGCCCGTTGCTGTCTTGCAGCACGTAAGTTAACATGCCATGAAAGACGCCTTCTGAACCTGCACCAAGCGACGCAGCATGTTTGCCTGTTTCTAAGCCTTCACCCGCAGCTTCCACCCCGTAGAGCGCCACCTCCTCGTCATCCTCAAACTGGTAGAACGTGCCCATTGCGTTGCTTCCGCCGCCCACACAAGCCACCAATGCATCAGGCAACCTTCCTTCTTTCTGCTTAAACTGTTGCTTGAGTTCCTTGCCGATTACGCTCTGGAAATCACGAACAATCATCGGGTAAGGATGAGGCCCAACCACTGAACCAATCAAGTAATAAGTGCATTCAAGGTTGGTTACCCAGTCGCGGAATGCCTCGTTAATCGAGTCCTTGAGCGTTTTGGAGCCCGTTTCCACAGGATGCACCTGCGCGTTCAGCAACTTCATGCGGAAAACGTTAAGCCGCTGGCGCTCGCAGTCTTCGGTGCCCATGTAAACTTCAGCCTTCAACCCCAAAACAGCACATGCAATCGCTGTTGCCACTCCATGCTGCCCAGCACCAGTCTCGGCGATGACGCGAGTTTTGCCCATGCGCTTGGCAAGAAGCGCTTGCCCGATGGTGTTGTTGATTTTGTGTGCTCCGCCGTGCGCGAGGTCTTCACGTTTAAGGTAGATTTTTGCTCCGCCAAGTTGGCGTGTGAGGTTTTCTGCAAAGTACAGTGGTGTTGGTCTGCCCACGTATTCTGAGAGGTAGTAGTCTAGTTGTTTTTGGAATTCTGGGTCTTTTTTGGCGTTTATGTATGCTTCTTCAAGCTCGTTGATTGCTTCCATGAGGATTTCGGGGACGAACCTGCCGCCGTATTTGCCGTATTTTCCATCTACGGGGTAATTGCTTAGTTTCATGCGTTCACGAACTCCGCAACTTTTTCCTCAATATTTTTTGTTAGCATGATGCTTGAGCCGATAAGGAAAGCTGAAGCGCCATACTCGCCCAAAAACTTCAAATCCGAAGGCTTTTCGATGCCGCTTTCACTTACAACCGTTAAGCCCCTAACACTATTTTTCTCAAGGATTTTTTTAGTTACGTTCAAATCAGTTTTAAGGGTTGCAAGGTCACGATTGTTTATTCCAATCATGTCAGCATTGGTCGTTATTGCAGTGCTGAATTCGTTTTCTGTGTGAACTTCGAGCAAAACCTCAAGACCATGACTGTGAG
Encoded proteins:
- the trpB gene encoding tryptophan synthase subunit beta — translated: MKLSNYPVDGKYGKYGGRFVPEILMEAINELEEAYINAKKDPEFQKQLDYYLSEYVGRPTPLYFAENLTRQLGGAKIYLKREDLAHGGAHKINNTIGQALLAKRMGKTRVIAETGAGQHGVATAIACAVLGLKAEVYMGTEDCERQRLNVFRMKLLNAQVHPVETGSKTLKDSINEAFRDWVTNLECTYYLIGSVVGPHPYPMIVRDFQSVIGKELKQQFKQKEGRLPDALVACVGGGSNAMGTFYQFEDDEEVALYGVEAAGEGLETGKHAASLGAGSEGVFHGMLTYVLQDSNGQIQPTSSVSAGLDYPGVGPEHSFLKISKRAQYSSVTDKEAVEAFLALCRSEGILPALESAHAVAYAMKLAPKMKKSQSIVITLSGRGDKDVETIADFMGEKI
- a CDS encoding terminase family protein; protein product: MSISQFKRDIKKIKQTVASKQKFTVSPDPLVFCKDTLGFTPTTYQTELINQFQTNQFIAARWARQTGKSHTISALLLHYALTHPDTNIGIVGPSWRQTKLIIKHINNFLSKIPKTQYKKPQKTTVTLTNGSNIEAYPNNPETIRGPKLHIVYADEFNFIPNDEELYDAMLFTLGTTNGKFIATSTPWHTDSIFYKIFHNPTYQDYAKTHVTYQQALEPNGPLKQQILNRIKRQLEGGPSRWQREMQAEWSENQNVWLTQALITQCIEHTLDYINFETTVRGTFYAGLDLGKHQDPSVLAIVKADQQQLSLVHLHKFPLETPYASVIGYVKTISDRWQTIRKTLVDQTGVGEYITEDMKNTGLHNTEGVTFTPETKQEMAQHLKQAMTEKRLQIPYDSQLIAELNLETYELTKDGKIRLNHPLGTHDDRFWALALATYAARTPPTPKLWIVNKTFRAKNTLRGLRQRLQTHKTGGETR
- the trpA gene encoding tryptophan synthase subunit alpha; amino-acid sequence: MNAIAKAFHKAKNRGNGLLIGYITAGDPTPQQTPRIADALLRGGVDILELGLPFSDPIADGPTIQAASLRALNAGTTPMKVLEIAKKIKSGHDAPVVVMTYYNPVFRIGLDKFLGVAREHRVDGFIVPDLPVEEADEYKKTAKAHGLDTIFLATPSTSNERLTKIVNASSGFLYLVSHYGVTGAKTTVEESTVELIKRVAPFTAGKIPLAVGFGISKPEHVKTVIAAGADAAIVGSAFIKIIQKNSKTMLSELEAVARTLKVASEKL